The sequence AAGCCATTCACCTAAGGTGCTTTTACTTAGACGTTTAAAAATCGTTTGATCATTCTCTCTATCAACAACAATTATATCTTCAGGCTTAAAATTGTCTAACAAGTTAATAGACTGGGTAGAAACAATTATCTGAGAGTGCACCGATGCACTTTGTATCATCGCACCTAATTTTATAATAGCAGCAGGATGCAGGCCTAATTCAGGTTCATCTATTATAATCGTATTAGGTGGATCTGGCTGTAGTAATAATGTGCAAAGACAAATAAATCTTAACGTCCCATCCGAAAGTGAATATGCATTAAAAAGGTTATCATATCCTTTTTCTTTCCATCTTAATTCTATCTGATTTGGATTTAACTGGTCTGGCTGCAAATACAAACTATCTATAAATGGTGCAATAGACTTTACCGTAAATTCAAGGATCTTAAAATTCTTTGGAGCCAACTCTTTCATTTTATATAAAAATGCAGGCAGATTACTTCCATCTTCAATCAAATATTCATAATCCGTTGTATTACAAAAGCCTTTTAATTTTGAAGAATCGCTTGTATCATGAAAATGAAAGACCTTGAATGACTTAAAAAAATCTCTTAAAAATTGAGAACGGACAGAGCCATCATCCTGTAACCTACTTTCAGACGGGCCTCCAGAATTTATTTTCTTTAGACTCCATGAGATCTCGTCATTTGAAGTTTTGGTCTTCATATTGTAATCGCTGTATTCTTCGCTAAAAAATAAGCTGTTTGATTGGTCTGGCTCCATTTTAAAACTATAGCGGTTGCTTATTCTGTTATCTTCATTGGTAAAAATAATTTCTCCACCAATGAATTTTGACCGCCTCCCGAAATACATAAAGCCATCTGCCCGGCCTTTCCTTGAAATATGATTTTGCAATTGCTGCTCGAAAAGCATATTTAAAAACTTGAAAAAGCCTATAAAATTACTTTTCCCGGCACCATTGGAACCGATCAAAATATTAAGCGGATTGATACGTATTGGGCCACTATCCCTTATAGATTTAAAGTTTCTTATGTGTATTGAGTAAATACTCATTTGGTGGTATTATTATGGGTAATAACAAAAGTGTTCTGTATGAATGGTGATGTTATTTTCAAACTTAACAATTATCAGTTACATCACGTTACATCCAACAAAAAAAGCGATGAGCCTAAACTCATCGCTTTTTAGATCTGTGTAATCTCTAATTAAATCGGTGAAATCACCAATAGAATTATTTCTTACCGCTTTTCTCTTCCTGCTCAGCCTGGCGTAATGCACGCGAGGTAGTGATAGAAAGGATAGTATCTTCCGGAGTGTTGGTGATAACCAGGTTTGGAACGCTGATCTCACGTACACGTACCGATTTACCTACTTCCAGGCCTTCGATGCTTACTTCGATGGTATCCAGGTGGTCTTTAGGTAAAGCTTTAACACGCAGTTTACGCAGCTTCTGTACCAGTTTACCACCCATTTTAACACCTGGCGAAGTACCGGTTAAACGGATAGGAATTTCGATAGTTACAGGTTTTGCTTCGTCCAGTAACAAAAAGTCAACGTGCAGCATCTGCTCAGTCAACGGATGGAACTGCATGTCTTTAATGATAGCCTGCGATTTTGTGCCGGCAATGTCAAGATCGATGAAATGAACGTGCGGCGTATAAACCGCAGGCTTCAAATCAGCTGCAGACACTGAAAAGTGGGTCTGTGTAGCACCACCATAAAGAACCGCCGGGATCAAACCCTGGTAGCGCAGCTCTTTAGCGTCCCTTTTCCCTACGTTCTCTCTTGGAGAACCGCTAATAGCAATTGATTTCATTTTTTGTTATTTATTTATGTTAGTGACCTCTCCCCAACCCCTCTCCGAGGGAGAGGGGCTTAAGGAAATTATCTTTATTCCGTTTTTTACCTTTCTTCAAGTCCTCTCCTTTGGAGAGGATTTAGGAGAGGTGTTTTAGTCCACCTTAAACAACTGGCTGATCGACCCGTGCTCATTAACATTCATAATGGCGCTGGCAAACAGGCTGGCTGTTGAAAGTTGTTTTATTTTATCGCACACTTCCTGTTCCTTCAGCGGGATGGTGTCGGTTACGATCAGTTCGGTCAGTACCGAGTTTTGGATGGTTTCGTAAGCCTTGCCCGATAATACCGCGTGGGTACAAACGGCGCGAACGCTGGCAGCCCCCTTCTCCATGATCAGCGCGGCGGCTTTTGACAACGTACCGGCTGTATCGCAAATATCGTCTATCAGTACAAT comes from Mucilaginibacter mali and encodes:
- a CDS encoding AAA family ATPase, with amino-acid sequence MSIYSIHIRNFKSIRDSGPIRINPLNILIGSNGAGKSNFIGFFKFLNMLFEQQLQNHISRKGRADGFMYFGRRSKFIGGEIIFTNEDNRISNRYSFKMEPDQSNSLFFSEEYSDYNMKTKTSNDEISWSLKKINSGGPSESRLQDDGSVRSQFLRDFFKSFKVFHFHDTSDSSKLKGFCNTTDYEYLIEDGSNLPAFLYKMKELAPKNFKILEFTVKSIAPFIDSLYLQPDQLNPNQIELRWKEKGYDNLFNAYSLSDGTLRFICLCTLLLQPDPPNTIIIDEPELGLHPAAIIKLGAMIQSASVHSQIIVSTQSINLLDNFKPEDIIVVDRENDQTIFKRLSKSTLGEWLDNYTLGELWKKNVLGGRP
- a CDS encoding 50S ribosomal protein L25/general stress protein Ctc, producing MKSIAISGSPRENVGKRDAKELRYQGLIPAVLYGGATQTHFSVSAADLKPAVYTPHVHFIDLDIAGTKSQAIIKDMQFHPLTEQMLHVDFLLLDEAKPVTIEIPIRLTGTSPGVKMGGKLVQKLRKLRVKALPKDHLDTIEVSIEGLEVGKSVRVREISVPNLVITNTPEDTILSITTSRALRQAEQEEKSGKK